GCGTACATCTTCCAAACTGTGCTTCTCTCGTGTTGATTGACACAAGAAGGCATTGATCTCGTCCCGCATTTCCACTGCCGCATCCAATTTGGGATTCGCACCCTTGCGGTAGGCACCGATGGTGACCAAATCCTCGTTCTCTGCGTAAATGGCTAGCAGCTCTCGCAGGATCTGAGTGGCCTGCCGGTCCTCGTCGGAAATGAGGTCGTTCATCAGACGGCTGATGCTGCTGAGGACGTTGATTGCTGGGTAGTGGCCTCGCTCGGCCAGTTTTCGCGACAGCCAAACATGACCATCGAGCAAGCCCCGCATCGTATCGGCCACAGGTTCGTTCTCGTCATCACCTTCGACCAGCACGGTATAGAAGGCGGTGATGCTCCCGGCAGTTGTTTTGCCCGCACGCTCAACAAGTTTCGGCAACAGCGCAAAAGTGGAGGGCGGATAGCCCCGCGTTGCAGGCGGTTCGCCCGCTGCGAGTCCGATCTCGCGTTGGGCGAGCGCGAAACGCGTAACGGAGTCCATAATCAATAACACGTTTTTGCCCGCATCGCGAAAGTACTCCGCAATGGTCGTCGCTGCGTAAGCCGCCTGAACCCGGAGGAGTGCCGGTTCATTGCTTGTTGCAGCGACAACGACGCTTCGCGCCAATCCTTCGGGGCCTAATTCGCGTTGGATGAACTCGTTCACTTCACGGCCACGTTCGCCAATCATCGCGACGACGGTAACATCGGCCTCGGTGTGCTGAGCCATCGCACCCATGAGAACGCTCTTCCCGACACCAGACCCAGCGAAAATTCCCAAGCGTTGTCCTTGCCCGACGGTCATCAGCCCATCGATCGCTTTGACACCAGTTCCCAGCGCCGTATCAATCCGAACGCGCTCCGTCGGAATGACCGGCTGAGATTCCAGGGGCAGACGCTGTCGCAACATTGGTTGTGGGCGTCCGTCGATACAACGACCGCGAGAATCGACGACTCGACCAAGAAGCCCTTCGCCAACCTTCAGAGTTCGGGACGTCCGCACCAAACGAACTCGGCTGCCACGCCGCACCCCTTCAAGGTTGCTAAGGGGCATGACCAGAGTCTGGTTCTCACGAAAGCCAACGACTGCCGCCTCGATCGTATCTCCCGCCTGGCGATCGATCGTCACCATCGCCCCCACGGGGACCGGAAAATCCGCGACGGCAGCGGTGAGGCCGACCGTCTGCACGACGCTACCGGTCACGCCGGTGAGCATCGCGTCGTTAATGTGTTGGGGTAAGACATCCATGGTGGCGTTGCTTTCGATCTAGCTAGTAGAGAGGCCCTCTGCCCACACGCCGCCACCGTGCTGAGCTGCCCGTTCAATTCGGTTTAGTTCAGTTCCTGTTGAATTCTTTCCAGTTGGGTTTCGAGTTGTTGGTCGATGGTGCCGTAGGTAGTTTCCACACGACAACCACTGAGGCTGATCGTCTCGTCGGCCTCAATGCGAGCTTTGGCGAGTGGATTGATTGCCTCGGTCAGTTGTTGCACATGGCTGGCAATGGTCTCGTGGTCTTGCGGATTGAGCCGTATCGTGAGTTCACTGCTGCCGGCGGCTAGCTCCAACGCTTCGCGAATCCAATTTGTGGCGATCTCCGGGCGACGCGATATCTCTCCACGGACAAGTCGCTCCGCAATCGCTGCGGACAGTCCGACCGCTGAGTTTTCCCAGTGCTGAAGCCACTCTTGTCGTGACTCTTCGATTTGGTGAACCGCTCCCTGCAAAGCAGGCACGAGTGTTTTCATTTGCTGGGCGACCTTTTCGTCGAGGATGCGCTCGATGGCCGCTTCGGCGGCGGCGCGACCTTCAGTCTCGGCCTGACTGCGAATCTTCGCGGCATCTGCTTTGGCTTGCTTGATGATTGCGTCTGCCCTGGCTTGCACACCGACAAGCATCTGCTCCGCTTGCCCAGCCATATCCGTCAAGTTGTAAGCGACACCGGCAAGGGAACTCCCCTCGGGTGTGTGCTGATACTGACGTTTGATGATGGTGGCCATGGGTGGTATCCCCTAGTTCGCCGCTTCGCTGTTGAGCAAACCCGCGCGTTGGGCAATCTGTAAGAGGGACTGGTGGGCAAGCTCGACAGATTCGCGACTGACTTTTCGCTTGCGAGTTGACTTACGGAGCTTTCTTGCTTCTTTCTTTGGTAGCCCGCTGGTGAGCTGTCGGAAGCGTTGCTCTGTCGTTGAGCCAAGGTAAACCTGGACGACTTGTTCGTTGGCCACCGCTAGTAGTGCTTGAAGCTCAGATTGCCCAAGTGTTTCAAGCAGTGCTGGATCGAGATCGTCGTTGACAGCCTCGCCATGCCTGGTCGGCTGCCAGGAAACCGCGTCCTCTTCAGAAACAAAGTCTTCAGAAGCCGCGACGGCCGCTGATTCATTCGCTTCCTCCACTTCGGTTTCCAAGCTTGGCGACTCTGGAGTTGCTAAGCCGTAGGCCGTGGCGAAGCGATTCTGTGTCGAACTAGCCGGCAGCAAGCTAGCTGGTTCCTCATTAAGAGCCGTTGCTACTTTTGGATCGTGCTGCTGGATCCGATCAAGAATCACGCGACGCTCGTGTTCAGGTGCGTTCAGAAGAATCCGACGAGCCAAATCGCTACCACATTGGAAATACTCTTGATGTCGGCGACGCTGCTCAAGCCTCTCAGCCAGTTGCACTTCCAGCTCTTCCACCGCATCGTCGACGGCGGGGTGCGAGTACACAAGCCGCTGAATCACCAGCGATTGGGTGGCCGAGGGAAGATGCGAGAGCGTTTCAGCAGCTTGCGTTTCCGTAAGCCGCGACAGTACCAGAGCGATTACTTGGGGATGCTCTTCGGTGAGTTGCCCCGCAAGTTCGGAGCCGGCGGCGTCGGAGATCAATAGCCGACGTTGCTCGGGACTAATTACCTGTTCGTTGGCGTCGGCGTCTCCGGTTGATTCTTCCTGCTGCGACTCCAGTTCGCGTTCGTACTCTTCGAGACGCTCCATCTGACGTTCGATGGAGGCATCGATGTCTAGCTCGACCGCGTCAGAAGTACGAGAGAGGTCGTTTCGTGAGTGGGCAGGGAGTTTTTCTTCAGTTGTACTCCGTTGGAACTCAAGAAGGACTTTTTCTTGCTCCTCAGGGTCGATCTCGCCGAGTTGATCGATCAGTTTATGGACTTGTGCGGCTTCGCGTTCGGGAAGACTCTCCAGGAGCTGATTGGCTAGCGCATCGTCCACGCTGGCCACGAGGATGGCAACTCGGCGTAGATTGTCGATGCGTTGATCCGTCTTCATCTGCTACTTCCACATTAGCCGGCGTTGGAAATCCAAGTTCTCAGGATTGCCGCGGCCGCATCAGGGTCTTCTTTCACGATATCCGCGAGATCGTCTTTGAGGTTCGATCCCTTCTTCAGCTTTAGTTTGGGACGACGTTCCTCGGCGGTTTCTTTTGGCTCTCCCTCGGCGGTACTCGCCCCCTCCTCAACGGTGATCTCCGCGACAGCCAGAGACGCGGGGGGCTCAGTATGAGGAATGGACTTAACCATCGACCGCAACATCACGAGCCCGACCAAAGCAAACCCCGCGGTAAGAATCGTGTTGAGATTGCTACTCGCCCAGAACAAGCCTTCCGTGACCACCGAAGGTTCCTCGACTGGCGGAGGGGGCAATGTCGGCAAGAACGTTACTTTCACATCGGAGAAATTCTCTTTCGCCACTTGTTTCGGCAAGAGGTTCGAGACGCTTTCCTTGATCTTGCGTGCTGTCTCGTCTTCAATTTTCGTGAGCAAGTCGGCAGGCGGTTGGTCATCAGGCCCTGCGTCAGGGTTTTTCTCACGCCACACACGGTTGATATAGCTCGTAGGGACGGCAATCGACGCCTGCACGTTCGTCGGTGTGAGTCCACTCTCGGTGATCACTTCATCGGCTGTAGGAACAAAAGAGTCCGTTTGGTTGTCTTTCGTTTCTGTCTTGCTGACGAGCTTCGCAGTCTCCTCGGGAGCGGAACGCCCCGGGCCTTGGGCGGTGATCCCCGGTTGTTGTCCCCCCTCAACTCGCTCATTACTCGTTTCTTCTGTTTGGATTCGTTCGTGATAAGTCTGAGTTTCACCATCTGATTTTCGGCGATGGCTTTCGAACGTAAGGGTCTTGTCAACTTCCGCATTCACTTGCACGCGTATCCCCGGGATACTAGCGAGCAAGTCTTCGATACGACGCTGCATCAGTCGTTCGTAATTGGTACGCGTCCGGTAGTAAGGGTCGTCGAAATCTTCCGCGGAAACGCCACTCCCCCCCCCGGCAAATTCGGAACCGCTCGATTGGTCAAGAATGGTCACGTCGCTGGGATTGAGCCCCGCAATTGCACCTGCCACGGCCATGCGAATCATCTTCTGTCGCTTGGCGTTTAGCGTTTCGCCGCTTTCGGGTCGCACGCTGACGGTGGCTGAAATCTTCTCTTTCGTAAAACCTTGCGGCTCGCGGATATCGTACATCACCTTCGCGTCGGTGATGCCGTCCATGTTGCGGACGATCATTGAGAGCTTGCGTTCCTTGGCACTTTTGACTCGCTGCATTTGCAACTTGTGCGGCATGAACGGGCTCACCTCGAGCGCTTCGTCCATGAGGGTGTCAAAGTTCGCTGGCAGAGCCCCGGCGCTTGCAATGTCTCCCATAAGCTGGAGCTTCTTATCGCTGGGAACCAAAAAGCGATTTCCCTTTCGCTCCACGCCACTCACCTTACTTTTCGCCAAGGCAGCCTCGACGGCATCGGCTTCACGCGAGGAGAGGATCTCTCCATTGAAAAGATACTCGTCCGCACCCGAGCTGTGCTGCTGGAAGAGATAACCCAGGCTAACGACGATCACCCCCAGGAGTAGCGCGGCGGTAATGCGCGCAGCTGGAGTCATCGATTCGAAGAGTTCGCGTAGTTGTCTTATCGAGTCGTTCAAAGCGTCCGTCCGTGGATGCTAGTGGTTTCTTTTTTCATCTGTAGGGAACACCCTCTGTAGCGTTCCCTACATTGAGTTGTGTCACGTTAAATCCGAATATCTTTGATCTCTTGATAGGCTTGCATTGCCTTGTTTCTCATTTGCAGCATCAGTCGGAAAGCCATATCTGCTTTCTGAACCGCAGTGAGTACTTCCGCTGGATCGACATCGCCTCCGGTCATCAGTGTTTCAACGGCCACATCGGCCTGCTGTTGCATTGCGTTCACATCCTGGATCGAGTCGAGCAAGAAGTTCTTGAACGAACCCGATTGCTGTGCCTCGCCCGCACCAGCGGGAGCCGAAGGCATGGGGGGAAGTCGGAAAGCTTGGTTGGCGGCAGCGTTGCCGATGGTGTTCATTGCACGGTTCCTTCACGTCGGCCCCCCAACGTTTCGGTTACGTCGATAGCTCCTCTAGTTTGTCGTTTTCCCGGGGATTAATACTCGACACGACACTACTAACGCCATGCCAATACGGGACTAGGCCAGTATCTGCAGCGTCCTCGATCCCAGGTCCTTGGTGACTTCAATTACCCCTAAGTTGGCCTCATAGGCTCGTGTTGCTTCCAACGCGTCGACGAATTCGCTAGTCATATCTATGTCAGGATAGGCAACATAGCCATTCTCGTTCGCGTCTGGGTGCCCCGGTTCGTACTTCATGCGTGGCTGTGAATTCGAATACTCGACGCTCCCAATCTGCACGCCGAGGCCTCCGCCGGAAGTCGAAACTTCGGCATCTGTCTCAAAGGTAACGTAGCGTGGCACGTAAGGCGCTGCCTCACCGCGTTCGTTACGCGTAGTACTCATGTTGGCAAGGTTGGAAGAGATCGCGTTGAGCCGCGTTCGCTGAGCGACAAGCCCGCTGGTACTGACGTCGAAAGCACTAAACATTGGTCTCTGTCCTCGTGGCTGTGGCTTCTAGCCGCAGTTTTGGCCTCGTAAAGAACTGGGGCAGGATGCCCCAATCACGGTTATGCTCTTTCGGTAATGGCTGCCCTGAGGAGCCGGAATTGGGCGGTCATCAGGCTCAGTGCCAAATTGTGTTTTGCTTGGTTTTTGGAGATTTCAGCGACCTGTTTTTCCAGGCTCACGTCGCTCTCGTCGTGGAATTTGATGCTTTTCATAGCGTCCTTCACTTTCGTGAAGTCGGCGTGAGGTCGCTCAACGCTACTACGGCAATAGCTGTAGCTTGGAGCGTTCTGACTACGACTCGCCTCAACGGCTTCCTTTAAACTCGTCTGAAAATCTTCAACGGACAGATCGCGTGTTTGATAGCCTGGCGTGTCCAAGTTGGCCAAGTTTCCCGCGAGAACGCCGTGGCGTGCCTGCGTGAAATTGACAACCTGCTCAAGAACAGGGACGGACGAGTTGTCGAATAAATTGGAAATCATTTTAAGCTGTTAGCGATTAGTCGTTAGCAGTTAGCTTTATTGCTTGGCAAATGGCGTTCCCCAAATTGCCTTTCCTCTGTGCCCTCCGTGCCTCCGTGGTTTCTTCCTAGTTTGCCGCTCTGGAATTTAAGCCGCATCGGCAATTTCTGCCGAACGAATCGGTAGATTCTGCCGCACTGAATCCTGCTCAGGAGAGAATTGCTTCGTCCGCGGCGCGTATCCATACGATCGCAGCTTGCCGCTGAGTGTACGAACACCGATTCCCAGAGCCTCGGCAGTCTTCGCTCGATGGCCACCATAGTGTTCGAGCGTTGCGACGATCATCGCTCGCTCAACCTCTTCCAGGCTGGAACCGACGGGCAAAGCGGTTTCTTCGATCGGAGACGACTCACAACCTTCAGGCTGCTGTAGCCACGGGCGAAGTTCGCTGGCCGTGAGTGGTTGGCCTTGGTTGAGGACACAAGCCCTCGTGATCAAGTTTTCCAACTCGCGAACATTGCCAGGCCAATGGTAAGTGGCGAAGAGCTCGCGGGCGTCGTTGGCCAACTCACACCGCTTGCGGCTTAGCCGAAGAGCGGCTTTTTCCAAAAAGAAATCAGCTAATTGTTGCACGTCTTCACCGCGTTCCCTCAAAGGTGGTAGCTCTAACGGAACCACAGCGAGCCGATAATAAAGATCCTCACGAAACTGTCCCGTGGCGATGTGTTCGGCTAAGTTCCGATTCGAACTCGCTAACACGCGAACGTCCGCGCTGCGTGTTTCACTCGAGCCAACGGGCTCGAAGCTGCGTTCTTGCAACACACGTAGCAGTTTTGCTTGAAGCGTCAGGTCGATCTCCGTAATTTCGTCCAGGAAGATTGCACCTCCCTCGGCCAATTCAAACCTTCCCGTTCGGTCGGTATCAGCCCCGGTGAATGCACCTCGACGGTGTCCGAAGAGCTCACTCTCAGCGAGTTGCTCCGAAAGAGCAGGGCAATTGAGGCTTACCAGCGGACCCTCGGAGCGTTGGCTCAGAGCATGCACGGCACGGGCCACGAGCTCTTTGCCAGTGCCACTCTCGCCGCAGATGAGTACGGTCTCGTCGGTCGGGGCTACCTGTTTGATCCGCTCACGCAGGAGCTGCATCGCTGGGCTGTTGCCAACCATGTTGAAATCGTCCGGCGACGAGTCAGATGACTCCTGACTTTCAACAAGCTGGCCCCGTGCGAATGCACGCGCAACCAATTGCTCAAGTTGATTGACATCAAACGGCTTTTCCATGTAGTCGAACGCTCCGTGCCGAATCGCCTCGACCGCTGAGGTAATCGTGGCGTGCGCGGTGACCATTATCGCCTGCGTACGCAAGCGTCGTTGCGAGATCTCGCGGATGAATTCCAGCCCGTCCATGCCCGGCATTTGCAGATCGGTGACAACTACTTGAAATGGGACCTCTGCCGCCTGTGACTTTTCCAACACAGGTAGTGCTTCAACGGCACTGGCCACACCCTCGACCGAATAGCCGGCGTGTCGCAACACATCGATCACCGAGTCCCGCGCAGCCGCGTGGTCGTCGACAACGAGAACACGACCCTGGGTTTTCTTATTGGTAGGGCTCATGCAGCGGCCTTCATTGCTTGTCGGGGAAGTTCAATTGTGAAGGCTGCACCACCTTCAGGGCAATTCATCGCGGAGATACGACCGCCGTGAGCCGACACGATTCGCTGAACAATGGCCAATCCCAAGCCTGTGCCCGTACTCTTTGTGGTGAAGAAGGGATCGAACAGTTTGCTTAGTTGCTCTTCCGAGAACCCTGGACCGCTGTCAGCGATTTCAAGCTCAAACCCTTGAGGCCCGTCGTACGAGGTGATCACGAGGTCGCCTCCCTCGTTCATCACATCGAGCGAGTTGAGCGTCAAGTTCAGCAATGCGCGACGGAACATTTCACGGTCCGCAGTCAGCAGTGTCTCCGAGGGCACGTCGATCGTGATTTCGATGCCTTGAGCTTCGAGTTGAGGAGCGAGAGACTCACCAATCTCGTCAACCAAATCGCGAACCAGAAAGGAGCGCCAATCGGGCTCACGCTGACTGGTAAAATTCAATAGATCGTTCACTGTCGTGTCGAGGGCGGTAAACCCTGCCTCCACTTTCGTAAGGATGTCGAGACTTTCCGCATCTGAGGAAAGCCGACGTCGTAACAGACTCAAATAAAGGGTCACGGGGACCAAACTATTTCGTACTTCGTGGGCAACGTGCCCGGCCATACGCCCGAGATCTGCGAGGCGTTCTTGCCGGGCAAGCTCTCGGTTCTTGGCTTCGAGTTCATCAGTAAGTCGCGCAACTTCCCCCTGCAGCGTCTCATGAGTTTGCTGCAACCGATGTGTCGCGTCGTTCCACGCGGCAAGAATGGTTTCGAGGCTGGCATCTTCGTTGATTTCTGTGACCGCTTCGTTCGGGCTGGCTTGCGTCTCGTCCGGCGCCACCAGTCGGAGCGTGGGTTCTTCGCTGCCACATGGCACTGTGTTATCAAGTTGGAAAGCCGGATTAGTCATTCAATTAAAACTGGAGCTGGAGACTAGGAGCGTGAACGTTTTTGCGTTGTCGGTACTGTTGGAGTTGTTGCCGGCACAGCAGCGATGTTCGTTTTCTGATCCGTGCGATACTTGTTCGCTTGACGAGTCTGCTGAGCTTGATAAGCACCACGCACCTTGTTCGCTGATGCCGTGGAATTGAGTTTCGTTGCTGTTTCGTCGCGTCGAGCGGTCATCAGTCGCTCGTTGGACTGTTCGAGCGTCATTACTTCAGCGAGTAACTTCCGACAAGACTCCGCCTCCGCGGCACAATGCTGCCGAGCTGCGGGCGAAGCCCAAACCCTCGCTTCGGGATCTTGCCCGTGAAAAGGTTGCAGGGCTTGCTCAATGGCCTGGATTGCTGTGATGAGTTTCTGTTTCGTGGAGATCAGCCTAAGCAGCTCGCTCATCTGGTCTGCTACGATCAGTTGCGATTGCTTTAACCCAATAGCATGCAATTGCTGCAAACAAGTCAATCGCTTGCTCACAAGGTCTGCCAGAGTTTGGGATGATAATGGTTGCATGAGGGATTGGTTCGTGGGATCGTTACCACTTGCTCATTTGGTCGAGAATCAGGCCCCATTGCTGTCGGGTAAAGTTCGTTGCAATCCGAAAGTCAGCGTCTGCCGGCAGACGCTCCAAAACTTGTTTCGCTTGCAGCAAGGTTCCACGCGCCTTGGTTGGCTCGTTGAGGCGGCGAAAGCAGTTCGCGATCTTCACGAAGCTCTCTAAGACGAAGGGCTCGTTCTGGTAAAGGGTGGAAACGTTCGCATAGGCCTGTCGCGCTTCCTCGAATCGACGAAGATCAAACAGCACCGAGCCCTGCATCATGTAGCAATTACGAAGCAGAGTGCGATGCAGGGGATCGCTGTCGCCGTAGCCTTCCAGGGTGATCAACCGCTGAACGTCCACGTAGGCACGATGGGCTTCTTCGAGTTCGTCAGTCATCTGCTTGCGATTTTGCTGACGTTCGGCTTCCGTCTTGGCCGCGTTCAGTCTGGCCTTAGGCAGTTCTGCAGCGAGATGATGGGCGCGAGCAATCGTATAGAGAGCAAGCATTGACTGCTCGTTTTTTGGGTAGCGTTCTACCGCTTCCTGAAGTTTGTTGGTCGCTGCCTCGTAGTCGCCAATTTCGTAAAGGAGATGCCCGTAGGCAAACAGCGAGTCCCGCCACTCAGGGCTACTAGGGGTTAGTTCTTCACCGGTGAGATTGGTCCGCAGAAGCTCCAGCGATTCCTTCGATTTGCCCAGTTGTTGATGAGCTCTGGCATTTTCAAGACGTGCCTGGTAGACGACGGCGTCGCGGGGGTACATTTCCAAGCACTCGTTGAACGCCTCGATTGCTTCTTCAGGATCACGCAACGCGAGGTAGGATTGCCCCATCCTCAAGAGTGCTACGCTATTTCTGCGACGCACCTCGTGATGCAAATACTTCTTTAGGGTACGTGCCGTATTGGAATAACTCTGCCCACGGAAGTAACAGTCCGCTGCATCCCACAAGTCGTCAGGATAGTGGCGTGTGGCATAACGAATACGAGCCAAGTCTTCGTAGGCTCGTCCCGCAGCACGGAGCCGTCGACGGCCTTGTTTGCGAGTAAGGCGTGCATGCCAGCGGTCGTCGAGCAGTGATTTTTTTAGCAGTGATTCTCCCCATGCCTCCTCAGTTTTCGCGCGAAGCTCAACCAATTCTCCCTGACCGAAGACGGGATCAAACTGATCAATCAAAGAGACGGCTTCCTCAAACCGCTCAAGGTCTACGAACTCTTGGTAGGCGGCGAGCAGTCTTTTGCGGACATCCTGCAATGAGAGCAACTCGTTCACGTAGGTCGAAGGATTGCCGACGGACTCAAGGGCAGTTCGGTAGCCGCCTAGAGCCAGGTCGTAGCGACCGGCAGAGCGAAGCAAGTCGGCCTCGGCAAGTGTTGCGGCGATGCCCACCTCGGTATCACCGTACTGTTTGCTAACACGGTCGAACTGATTTGTTGCTGCGCTTTTCCTGCCACTCTCCTGGAGCGCAACTGCAATCTCATACATGGCTCGACGCGATTCGCGACTAGATCGGGTATCGTTCTTCTGAGCCTCGCGTAGCAAATCGATCGCGTTGTTCAACAACGCCTTGCGTTCGCTGTCCG
The Lacipirellulaceae bacterium genome window above contains:
- a CDS encoding FliH/SctL family protein, yielding MATIIKRQYQHTPEGSSLAGVAYNLTDMAGQAEQMLVGVQARADAIIKQAKADAAKIRSQAETEGRAAAEAAIERILDEKVAQQMKTLVPALQGAVHQIEESRQEWLQHWENSAVGLSAAIAERLVRGEISRRPEIATNWIREALELAAGSSELTIRLNPQDHETIASHVQQLTEAINPLAKARIEADETISLSGCRVETTYGTIDQQLETQLERIQQELN
- a CDS encoding ATP-binding protein, with protein sequence MTNPAFQLDNTVPCGSEEPTLRLVAPDETQASPNEAVTEINEDASLETILAAWNDATHRLQQTHETLQGEVARLTDELEAKNRELARQERLADLGRMAGHVAHEVRNSLVPVTLYLSLLRRRLSSDAESLDILTKVEAGFTALDTTVNDLLNFTSQREPDWRSFLVRDLVDEIGESLAPQLEAQGIEITIDVPSETLLTADREMFRRALLNLTLNSLDVMNEGGDLVITSYDGPQGFELEIADSGPGFSEEQLSKLFDPFFTTKSTGTGLGLAIVQRIVSAHGGRISAMNCPEGGAAFTIELPRQAMKAAA
- the flgC gene encoding flagellar basal body rod protein FlgC, with the translated sequence MFSAFDVSTSGLVAQRTRLNAISSNLANMSTTRNERGEAAPYVPRYVTFETDAEVSTSGGGLGVQIGSVEYSNSQPRMKYEPGHPDANENGYVAYPDIDMTSEFVDALEATRAYEANLGVIEVTKDLGSRTLQILA
- a CDS encoding FliI/YscN family ATPase, translating into MDVLPQHINDAMLTGVTGSVVQTVGLTAAVADFPVPVGAMVTIDRQAGDTIEAAVVGFRENQTLVMPLSNLEGVRRGSRVRLVRTSRTLKVGEGLLGRVVDSRGRCIDGRPQPMLRQRLPLESQPVIPTERVRIDTALGTGVKAIDGLMTVGQGQRLGIFAGSGVGKSVLMGAMAQHTEADVTVVAMIGERGREVNEFIQRELGPEGLARSVVVAATSNEPALLRVQAAYAATTIAEYFRDAGKNVLLIMDSVTRFALAQREIGLAAGEPPATRGYPPSTFALLPKLVERAGKTTAGSITAFYTVLVEGDDENEPVADTMRGLLDGHVWLSRKLAERGHYPAINVLSSISRLMNDLISDEDRQATQILRELLAIYAENEDLVTIGAYRKGANPKLDAAVEMRDEINAFLCQSTREKHSLEDVRQQLRALVARVSLVNQPASNPESPAA
- a CDS encoding tetratricopeptide repeat protein gives rise to the protein MADEPANTDKESTDGATGLSLAEKFKAIPKRLIGWMRTSRLRTLLVGFGSLFVLGTVFAIWSYLAHLAVDHDDRITLKAAYEALDNGRYEQARSIVGKLQNETEETLSFGGALFVLGVVKSMKADEEYSASRSRAMHLVASRYLQKALVIGLPPEREASAKYQLGRSLILGNRPQEGIKVFEDLGEEFDASQDGSISPQAAERHALLTQAYLDSPNPRLRKALRHAGFAVSKAESSSTAESQAELIEALRAQADILLRLGQIAEASVVIQRIPSPELKKPSAQLVLEGRLAIATAQRMAETDSERKALLNNAIDLLREAQKNDTRSSRESRRAMYEIAVALQESGRKSAATNQFDRVSKQYGDTEVGIAATLAEADLLRSAGRYDLALGGYRTALESVGNPSTYVNELLSLQDVRKRLLAAYQEFVDLERFEEAVSLIDQFDPVFGQGELVELRAKTEEAWGESLLKKSLLDDRWHARLTRKQGRRRLRAAGRAYEDLARIRYATRHYPDDLWDAADCYFRGQSYSNTARTLKKYLHHEVRRRNSVALLRMGQSYLALRDPEEAIEAFNECLEMYPRDAVVYQARLENARAHQQLGKSKESLELLRTNLTGEELTPSSPEWRDSLFAYGHLLYEIGDYEAATNKLQEAVERYPKNEQSMLALYTIARAHHLAAELPKARLNAAKTEAERQQNRKQMTDELEEAHRAYVDVQRLITLEGYGDSDPLHRTLLRNCYMMQGSVLFDLRRFEEARQAYANVSTLYQNEPFVLESFVKIANCFRRLNEPTKARGTLLQAKQVLERLPADADFRIATNFTRQQWGLILDQMSKW
- a CDS encoding flagellar basal body rod protein FlgB, which codes for MISNLFDNSSVPVLEQVVNFTQARHGVLAGNLANLDTPGYQTRDLSVEDFQTSLKEAVEASRSQNAPSYSYCRSSVERPHADFTKVKDAMKSIKFHDESDVSLEKQVAEISKNQAKHNLALSLMTAQFRLLRAAITERA
- the fliE gene encoding flagellar hook-basal body complex protein FliE; the encoded protein is MNTIGNAAANQAFRLPPMPSAPAGAGEAQQSGSFKNFLLDSIQDVNAMQQQADVAVETLMTGGDVDPAEVLTAVQKADMAFRLMLQMRNKAMQAYQEIKDIRI
- a CDS encoding sigma-54 dependent transcriptional regulator → MSPTNKKTQGRVLVVDDHAAARDSVIDVLRHAGYSVEGVASAVEALPVLEKSQAAEVPFQVVVTDLQMPGMDGLEFIREISQRRLRTQAIMVTAHATITSAVEAIRHGAFDYMEKPFDVNQLEQLVARAFARGQLVESQESSDSSPDDFNMVGNSPAMQLLRERIKQVAPTDETVLICGESGTGKELVARAVHALSQRSEGPLVSLNCPALSEQLAESELFGHRRGAFTGADTDRTGRFELAEGGAIFLDEITEIDLTLQAKLLRVLQERSFEPVGSSETRSADVRVLASSNRNLAEHIATGQFREDLYYRLAVVPLELPPLRERGEDVQQLADFFLEKAALRLSRKRCELANDARELFATYHWPGNVRELENLITRACVLNQGQPLTASELRPWLQQPEGCESSPIEETALPVGSSLEEVERAMIVATLEHYGGHRAKTAEALGIGVRTLSGKLRSYGYAPRTKQFSPEQDSVRQNLPIRSAEIADAA